The Serinus canaria isolate serCan28SL12 unplaced genomic scaffold, serCan2020 HiC_scaffold_124, whole genome shotgun sequence sequence cctggatggggacagggaaggggacaggCTCAcctggatggggacagggaaggggacaGACTCAcctggatggggacagggaaggggacaggCTCAcctggatggggacaggggaggggacagggcaggggaggggacaggctcacctggatggggacagggaaggggacaggCTCACCTGGATGGGGAcggggcaggggaagggacagggcaggggacagacTCACCtggatggggacagggcaggggacaggctcacctggatggggacagggaaggggacaggCTCACCtggatggggacagggcaggggaggggacagggcaggggacagacTCAcctgggtggggacaggggaggggacaggctcacctggatggggacagggcagggaggggacacagggacagaccaggggaggggacacagggacagggcaagggaggggacaggctgACCTGGACATGTTCAGGCTCACCTTGAGGGGTTCAGGCTCacctggacagggacaggacaggggaggggacacagggacagggcaagggaggggacaggctgACCTGGACATGTTCAGGCTCACCTTGAGGGGTTCAGGCTCacctggacagggacaggacaggggaggggacacagggacagggcaggggaggggaggggacagaccaggggaggggacaggctcACCTGGAGGGGTTTAGGATCacctggacagggacagggcaggggaggggacacagggacagggcaggggaggagacaggccaggggaggggacaggctcACCTGGAGGGGTTCAGGATCacctggacagggacagggcagggaggggacacagggacaggccaggggaggggacaggctcACCTGGACAGGTTCAGACTCACCTGAacggggacagggcagggaggggacacagggacaggccaggggaggggacaggccaggggaggggacaggctcACCTGGAGGGTTTCAGGCTCACCTGGACGTCGCCCACCAGGGCCTGGGCGCGTTTGTTGAGCTCCCTCATCACCTGCAGGATGGCCAGCTTGACCTCCACCTGCAGCCGCTTCTGAGCGTCCGACACACGCCGCGagctggggacaccggggacactcaggggacactcaggggacactcaggggacagggaggggacagaggggacactcaggggacagtgggggAGACAGCGGGGACactcaggggacagggaggggacagcaggtaCAGGGAGGGACatggaggggacagcagggacactcaggggacaccggggggacagggaggagacactcaggggacactcaggggacattggggggacagcggggacactcaggggacagggaggggacagcagggacactcaggggacactcaggggacaatggggggacagcggggacactcaggggacactcgggacagggaggggacagcagggatactcaggggacagggaggggacacgggggacactCAGGGaacggggaggggacagcagggacagggagagacatggaggggacagcaggggcactcaggggacagggaggggacacggaGGGACACTCAGGGGACATGgtggggacatggaggggacactcagggacacccaggggtcactcagggACACTCaagggacactcagggacactcggggacacccagggacactcggggacacccagggacactcagggacacttggggacacaaagggacactcaggggacactcaggggacacccagggacactcaggtgacacaggggacacagagggacactGACCAGGCGTGCAGCTCCCGCGTGCAGCGCTGCAGCTCCGAGTGTTTCTGGGCCAGGCACTGATACCCAGTGACACTcaggggacactcaggggacagggaggtgacacgGGGGACATggaggtgacacaggggacacaggtgacacaggggacacagaggtggcACTGACCAGGCGTGCAGCTCCCGGGTGCAGCGCTGCAGCTCCGAGTGTTTCTGGGCCAGGCGCTGACACCcaggggacatggaggggacacaggggacatggaggtgacacaggggacacaggggacacagaggtggcACTGACCAGGCATGCAGCTCCCGCGTGCAGCGCTGCAGCTCCGAGTGTTTCTGGGCCAGGCACTGATACCCAGTGACACTcaggggacactcaggggacagggaggtgacacgGGGGACATggaggtgacacaggggacacaggtgacacaggggacacagaggtggcACTGACCAGGCGTGCAGCTCCCGCGTGCAGCGCTGCAGCTCCGAGTGTTTCTGGGCCAGGCActgacacccaggggacacccagtgacactcaggggacagggaggtgacacaggtgacacagggacacggAGGTGGCACTGACCAGGCGTGCAGCTCCCGCGTGCAGCGCTGCAGCTCCAAGTGTTTCTGGGCCAGGCACTGATACCCAGTGACACTcaggggacactcaggggacagggaggtgacacgGGGGACATggaggtgacacaggggacacaggtgacacaggggacacagaggtggcACTGACCAGGCATGCAGCTCCCGGGTGCAGCGCTGCAGCTCCGAGTGTTTCTGGGCCAGGCActgacacccaggggacacccagtgacactcaggggacagggaggtgacacaggtgacacaggtgacacgGAGGTGGCACTGACCAGGCGTGCAGCTCCCGCGTGCAGCGCTGCAGCTCCGAGTGTTTCTGGGCCAGGCACTGATACCCAGTGACACTcaggggacactcaggggacagggaggtgacacgGGGGACAtggaggtgacacaggtgacgcaggggacacaggtgacacaggggacacagaggtggcACTGACCAGGCGTGCAGCTCCCGCGTGCAGCGCTGCAGCTCCGAGTGTTTCTGGGCCAGGCGctgacacccaggggacacccagggacactcaggggacagggaggtgacacaggggaTATGAaggtgacacaggggacacaggggacacagaggtggcACTGACCAGGCGTGCAGCTCCCGGGTGCAGCGCTGCAGCTCCGAGTGTTTCTGGGCCAGGCACTGACACCCAGGGGACATggaggtgacacaggggacatggaggtgacacaggtgacgcaggggacacaggtgacacaggggacacagaggtggcACTGACCAGGCATGCAGCTCCCGCGTGCAGCGCTGCAGCTCCGAGTGTTTCTGGGCCAGGCGctgacacccaggggacacccagggacactcaggggacagggaggtgacacaggggaTATGAAggtgacagaggggacacaggggacacagaggtggcACTGACCAGGCGTGCAGCTCCCGGGTGCAGCGCTGCAGCTCCGAGTGTTTCTGGGCCAGGCGCTGCAGCAGCGCCGAGAGCAGCGAGCGCTGCTGGAACACGGCCTCGGCCAAGGGCTGGGACCTGGGGGGAAACGGGGGGAAATTGGGGGGAAATTGGGGGAAATTGGGGGGAAATTGGGGGGAAGGAAATTGGGGGGTGAAATGGGAAATGGCGGGGGAAATTGGGGGGAAATTGgggggggacattggggggaaATTGGGGGAAATTGGGGGGTGAAATGGGAAATGGCGGGGGAAATTGGGGGGAAATTGGGGGAAGGAATTGGGGGGGAAATGTGGAAATGTGGGGGGAAATTGGGGGGGAAattggggggaaatggggaaatgtGGGGGGAAAttgggggggaaatggggacatgtggggggaaatgggggggaacATGGGGGAAATGGTGGCGGGGAAGaattggggggggggaaatggggaaatgtGGGGGGGAAattggggggaaatgggggaattgggggggaaatgtgggaaatgtGGGAGGAAACGGGGGGCAAATGGGGGGGAACATGGGGGGGGAATGTGGGAAAATATGGGgggaatgggaaaaatgggggggggAAAATGTGGGGGGGGAAATTGGGGGAAAATGTGGGGGAAATGTGGGGGAAGtaggggggaaatggggggcAAAATGGGGGGAAtggggggggaaaaatgggggaaatgtGGGGGGAAATTGGGAGACAATGTGGAGGGGAAATGTGGGAGGAAATGTGGGGGACAATGGGGAAATGTGGGTGGGAAGTAGGGGGGAACTgtgggggaaatgggggggaaatgtggggaCGAAATGTGGGGGGGCAATGtggggggaaatgggagaaTGTGGgtggggggaatgggggaaatgtggggggaaatgggggggaaatGTGGGGCGAAACGTGGGGGGAAAtgtggggggggaaatgggagaaATGTGGAGGGGAAATGTGGGAGGAAATGTGGGGGGGAATGGGGAGCAATGGGGAAAATGTGGGGAAAACATGGGGGAAattggggggaaatggggaaattgGGGGGAATGTGGGGGAAATGGGGCGGAAATGGGGGGCAAAtgtggggggaaatggggaatgggaaatgtgggaaacatggaggggaaatggggaaagggaaatgggaaaagggaaagggaaatgggaaacggggaaagggaaatgggaaatgtgggaattgggaaatggggaaaggggaatgcggaaatgggaaagggaaatgggaaatggggaaagggaaatagggaagagggaaatgggaaatggggaaatgtgggaattgggaaatggggaatggggaatggggaaagggaaatgggggaatgggaacatgggaatggggaatggggaatggaaaaatggggaatgggaaatggaagtaatggggaaagggaaagggaaatgggaatgggggatggggaaggggaaatgggaatgggaaaggggaaaggggaatggggaatgggggaaaGGGGAACgggaaatggggaatgggaaatgggaaatggggaatgggaaatggggaatggaaaatggggaatgggaaatgggaaagggggaaggggaaagggaaatgggggaatgggggatgggaatgggaaatggggaaatgggatggggaatgggggaaatggggaatggggaaatggggaatggggaaatgggaatgggggaatggggaatgggagggaatggggaatgggaaggggaaatgggaaaagatggggaatggggaatgggggaaatggggaaatggaaaatggggaatggggaatggggaatggggaagggaaatggggaaatgggaatggggaaagggaaatggggaatggggaatggggaatggggaaatgggaatggggatgggaatggggaatggggaatggggaatggggaatgggaatggggaatggggatggggaatggggaaatggggaatggggagggaagggacaaTGGGTGAATGGGGaaggggaaatggaaaaggaaatggggaaggggaaagggaaatggggaaagggaaatggggaatggggaatgggaatggggaaaggaaatggggaatggggaaatggggaaaggaaatggggaaatggggaatggggaatggggaatgggaaatggggaatgggaaatggggaaaggggaaaggggaatgggaaatgggaaatggggaatgggaaatggggaatggggaatggggaatgggaaaaaGGAATGGGGAATGgaaatgggaaggaaagggaatggggaatggggaatggggaatgggggatgggaaatggggaaagggaatgggaaggggaaatggggaatggggaatgggaaatggggaatgggaatgggaatggggaatgggaaatggggaatggggaatggggaatgggaatggggaatggggaatgggaatgggaaatgggaaagggaaatggggaatgggagatgggaatggggaatggggaatgggaaagggaaatggggaatggggaatggggaaagggaaatggggaatgggaaatggggaatggggaatggggaatggggaatggggaatgggagaaaaagggagaaaaaagcaaaattcagctCCTTAGCTCATTAATCATTAATAGCCAATTAATGCTCATTAGACATCAATTCTCTAATTAACTCAGAGCATTAAGGTGGTTTAGTTAATGAGACCCCCCAGACAACAGATATTGTCCCACGGTGGCACTCGGGGCAGTAACTATCAGTAACTATCAATAATTAACAGTAATTAACAGTAATTAGCACTCACGGGTGGTGCCGGTGGCACTTGGCGCAGTAACTATCAGTAACTAGCAGTAATTAGCAGCAATTAATGGTAATTAGCAGTAACTCACGGGTGGTGCCGGCCCAGGTGGCACTCCCAGCAGCAATAAGTATCAGTAATTAGCAGTAATTAACGGAAATTAGCAGAAATTAACACTCACGGATAGTGCCGGTGCGGGCCcggtggcactggcagcagtAATTAGCACTAATTAGCAGTAATTAATTAAGGTTAATGAGCACTCACGGGTGGTGTCGGTGCGGGCCCGGTGGCACTGGCGGCAGTACCTAGCACTAATTAGCAGTAATTAATTAAGGTTAATGAGCACTCACGGGTGGTGTCGGTGCGGGCCCCGGTGGCACTGGCGGCAGTACCTAGCACTAATTAGCAGTAATTAATTAAGGTTAATGAGCACTCACGGGTGGTGTCGGTGCGGGCCCCGGTGGCACTGGCGGCAGGTGAGGGCGTCGCAGGCGCTGCAGAAGAGCGAGAGCGGCTCCCGCGGGTGGGACAGACAGCGGGACGGGAACGGCGCCGGAACCGCGTCGGGAacgggatcgggatcgggatcggaGCCGGGAACCCCATCGGGAACGGAGCCGGGAATGGAACCGGGATCGGGATTGGGATCGGGAACGGGACCAGGAACGGAG is a genomic window containing:
- the LOC127061156 gene encoding transcription intermediary factor 1-beta-like → MAVPEAAALGSGPGAAGAEPPEALGLLELCGACRQRLSPQREPRLLPCLHSVCRRCLGSGPAAPGGDGSAFECPVCHQQCPLGDIMENLFLQGGTGGQSCTSCEDNATATSFCLECSEPLCATCVGAHLRVRYTREHRVQPLDSLSVPSSGSGADSVPGSGSVPGPVPDPNPDPGSIPGSVPDGVPGSDPDPDPVPDAVPAPFPSRCLSHPREPLSLFCSACDALTCRQCHRGPHRHHPSQPLAEAVFQQRSLLSALLQRLAQKHSELQRCTRELHACSRRVSDAQKRLQVEVKLAILQVMRELNKRAQALVGDVQVSLKPSR